The Henckelia pumila isolate YLH828 chromosome 2, ASM3356847v2, whole genome shotgun sequence genome includes a window with the following:
- the LOC140882122 gene encoding protein ASPARTIC PROTEASE IN GUARD CELL 1-like, translating into MHILSPSFPVCLCSQRREEKRREKKRKEEKRGRNNMAKFQTTIFFSFLLSIIALSQALHYNKHFEVLDVSASLLQARRVFSAQKPAPYTVTLQSLGLRTGNSSTFSLTLRSRSSLLQRYQRAVKNYTSLTLSRLERDEARVQSLLSRHSLSVSGFSTSDLEPEQLESPVTSGISQGSGEYFARVGLGSPAKEIYMVIDTGSDISWLQCQPCTDCYQQTGPIFNPASSSTYRKLTCDSQRCAALQVSACRTDTCLYQVSYGDGSYTVGDFVTETMSFGGGSVSDVALGCGHDNEGLFVAADGLLGLGGGSLSLTSQIRATSFSYCLVHRDSSASSTLEFNAAQPSDSILAPLLRNSLISTYHYVGLTGINVGGQPVDIPASTFEIGGDGKGGVIVDSGTAVTRLRTEAYNAIRDAFVAMSSQNLPSPTTGFALFDTCYDLSSKTSVSVPTVSLQFAGGRTLRLPPSNYLIPVDDAGKFCFAFAPSSGSLSIIGNVQQQGTRVSYDLANKIVGFSPNKC; encoded by the coding sequence ATGCATATTCTATCACCTAGCTTTCCTGTGTGTCTGTGTTCCcagagaagagaagagaagagaagagaaaagaaaagaaaagaagagaagaggGGAAGAAATAACATGGCCAAATTCCAAACCACCatcttcttctcttttcttttgtcAATTATCGCCCTCTCTCAGGCGCTTCATTACAACAAACACTTTGAGGTTCTTGATGTCTCCGCCTCGCTGCTGCAAGCTCGTCGTGTATTCTCCGCCCAGAAACCTGCTCCTTACACCGTAACTCTTCAATCCCTCGGACTCCGTACAGGGAATTCATCCACCTTCTCCCTCACTCTCCGCTCTAGATCCTCTCTGCTCCAGAGATATCAGCGTGCTGTCAAGAATTACACTTCTCTCACTCTCTCCCGCCTCGAGAGAGATGAAGCTCGAGTCCAGTCGCTGCTATCCAGGCACTCGCTGTCTGTTTCCGGGTTCTCCACTTCAGATCTCGAGCCGGAGCAGCTGGAATCCCCGGTGACTTCGGGGATCAGTCAAGGGAGTGGGGAGTACTTTGCTCGGGTCGGGCTGGGCTCTCCCGCAAAGGAAATCTACATGGTTATAGACACAGGGAGTGACATCAGCTGGCTGCAATGCCAGCCTTGCACCGACTGTTACCAGCAGACGGGCCCAATCTTCAACCCGGCTTCTTCCTCCACTTACCGGAAACTCACCTGTGATTCGCAGCGGTGCGCCGCCCTTCAGGTCTCCGCCTGCCGTACGGATACCTGTCTTTACCAGGTCTCCTACGGGGATGGCTCCTACACGGTTGGGGATTTCGTCACCGAGACGATGTCGTTTGGCGGTGGGTCGGTTTCTGACGTGGCTCTGGGTTGCGGCCATGATAACGAAGGGCTTTTCGTCGCCGCCGACGGGTTGCTGGGGCTGGGCGGCGGTTCTTTGTCTCTTACCTCTCAAATCAGAGCTACATCGTTCTCGTACTGCCTCGTACACCGCGATTCCAGCGCATCCTCCACCCTAGAGTTCAACGCCGCCCAGCCCAGCGACTCCATCTTGGCACCTCTGCTCAGGAACTCCTTGATCAGCACCTACCACTACGTGGGCCTCACCGGGATAAACGTCGGCGGCCAGCCGGTGGACATACCCGCCTCCACATTTGAAATCGGCGGAGATGGGAAAGGCGGGGTGATAGTAGACTCTGGCACGGCCGTGACGCGGCTGAGGACGGAGGCGTACAACGCCATTCGGGACGCCTTCGTTGCCATGAGTAGCCAGAATTTGCCATCCCCGACCACCGGCTTCGCCTTGTTCGACACGTGCTACGATCTGTCCTCCAAGACCTCCGTCAGCGTCCCGACGGTGTCGCTGCAATTCGCCGGCGGCAGGACGCTGCGTCTTCCGCCGAGCAACTACCTGATTCCGGTGGACGACGCCGGGAAATTCTGCTTCGCCTTCGCGCCGTCGTCGGGGTCACTGTCTATCATCGGTAACGTGCAGCAGCAGGGGACACGTGTCAGTTACGACCTCGCCAACAAAATTGTTGGGTTCAGCCCCAATAAATGCTAG